The Streptomyces sp. R28 region CACCGCACGCCCCTCCGCATACGGCCCCTCCTGCAGCAGCCCCTCCCCCAGCGCCCGCCGAGAAGCCGCAAGCCCCTCCTCCCGCAGCAGCTCCAGCGGCACCCCCTCCCGAAGCCGCAGCTCCAGGAGGATCCGCTCCACCCTGCGGTCCTCCTCCGACAGGAGCTCGCGCCCGGCCCCCGGCGACCGTCCCGCCGCCAGCGCAGCCGCGTATGCCCCCGGATGCTTCACGTTCCACCAGCGCACCCCGCCCACGTGCGAGTGCGCCCCCGGCCCGGCGCCCCACCAGTCCGCGCCCCGCCAGTACAGCTCGTTGTGCAGGCAGCGGCCCGCTTCCGAGGTCGCCCAGTTCGAGACCTCGTACCAGTCGAAACCGGCCGCCGTGAGCGTCTCCTCGGCGATCAGGTAACGGTCCGCGTGCACGTCGTCGTCCGTCATCGGCACCTCGCCGCGACGGATACGCCGGGCCAGCTGCGTGCCTTCCTCGACGATCAGGGCGTACGCCGACACATGGTCCGGCCCGGCGCCGAGCGCAGCCTCCAGCGACGCCCGCCAGTCGTCGTCCGACTCACCCGGTGTTCCGTAGATCAGGTCCAGGTTCACGTGCTCGAAGCCCGCCGCGCGGGCCTCCGCGACGCAGGCCTCCGGACGCCCGGGTGTGTGGGTCCGGTCCAGCACCTTCAGCACATGCTGCCTCGCGCTCTGCATGCCGAAGGACAGCCGGTTGAAGCCGCCCTCCCGCAGCCTGGCCAGATACGCCGGGTCCACCGAGTCCGGGTTCGCCTCCGTGGTGATCTCCGCGTCCGGCGCGAGACCGAACTCGTCGCGGATCGCCCCCAGCATCCGTACGAGGTCGTCGGCGGCCAGCAGCGTGGGCGTACCGCCGCCGACGAAGACCGTGCGGACCTCGCGCGGGTCGTCGCCGAGGACCTTGCGGGCCAGGCGGACCTCGTCGATCAGCGTCTCGGCGTAGTTGTCGCGGGACGCCAGCACGCCGCCCGTGCCGCGCAGCTCGGTCGCCGTGTAGGTGTTGAAGTCGCAGTAGCCGCAGCGGGTCGCGCAGTACGGGACGTGCAGGTAGAAGCCGAGGGGGCGGTCGGCGGACCCGGCGAGCGCGGACGCGGGGAGCGCGCCGTCGTCGGGGACGGGCTCGCCGTCGGGGAGTGCGGAGGGCATGGGTTCTATTGTCCCGTACCCGGCCGGTTACTCGGCCTGCAGCACCAGCAGCGCCAGATCGTCCTCCGGCGGACGGCCGCTGAACTCGTGCACCAGCCTCCGGATGCGTTCCGCGATCAGCTGGGCGTTCAGGCCCGCGCACCCGGCGAGCGCGGTCGCGAGGCCGTCGCCGTCGTCGAACTGGCGGGAGCCGCTGCGCCGCTCCGTCACCCCGTCGGTCACGCACAGCAGGGTGTCGCCGGAGCGCAGCTCGAAGGTCTCGCTGGTGTACGTCGCGTCCTCGACGACCCCGAGGAGGGTCTGTGGGTGCGCGGCCGTGTGGACCTCGCCGCCGGCGCCCAACAGCAACGGCAGCGGGTGCCCGGCGGAGGCGAGGGTGCAGCGGACGCCGCCGTCGAAGGGGGTCAGCTCGCCGTACAGCAGGGACAGGAAGCGGGTCTGCGGGCCGTCGCCGGCCGGGACCGGGCCGACGAGGGCGCGGGCGGCGGCGTCGGCGGCCTCCGTGGCGTCGTCGAGGAGGAGCTGGTTGAGGCGGTCGAGGACGTCGGCGACGCGGTAGCCCTCGCGGGCCAGGAGCCGCAGCCAGGGCCGCGCGATGCCGATCACCACGGCCGCCTCGGGGCCCTTGCCCTGCACGTCGCCGATGGCGAAGCACCAGCGGCCGTCGCCGGCCGGGAACAGGTCGTAGAAGTCGCCGCTCGGGCCGCCCTTGTCGTACGGCTCGTACACCAGGGCGCTGACCACCCCGGGGATCTCCGCGACGGCGCCGGGCAGCAGTCCGCGCTGCAGGACCCGGCTGATGGTGGCCTGCCGGGCGTACTGGCGGGCCGCGCCGATGGCGAGGGCCACCCGGCGGCTGAGGTCCTCGACGAGCCCGGTGACCTCGTCGGGGAAGCACATGAGGTCGGCCCGCCCGATGACCAGCGTGCCCAGCGGGCGGCCGCCGGCGACCAGCCGGTACGCGAGCGCCGTGCCGCGCACCCCGCGCGCACCGAGCGCCTCACCAGGCCAGGGATAGGCGACGGGCCCGGTGCGGTGGCTGTCGCAGGAGGGCGGGGGCTCCTTCTCCAGGGCGCGCCGGAGTTCCTCGATGAGGTTCTCGGAGCCGTGCCAGACACGGGCGAGCCGGGGTCCGGTGCCCGCGACGACGTCCGCCGTCCAGCCTCCCCCGCCCTCGGTGTCACCGGATCGGGGGTATCCCCAGCGTCCGGCCATCTCGTCCTCCAGCCACACCGCGCACCAGTCCGCCAGCCGCGGCACGATCAGCTGGCCGGCGAGGGCGGCGACCAGGTTCTCGTCGAGCTGCCCGGCGAGCAGGTCGGAGGCCTCGGCGAGGAAGGACAGGGCGCCCCGGTTGAGCCAGTCCCGGTCCCGCTCGGCGCGCTGGGGCTCCGGGGCGAGGATCTCGGCGACGCGCAGCCCGCGCTCCAGCGCGCGTTCCTCGGCGTACGCCTCGGTGTCGTCCCTGGCCGCGATGGGGTCCTCGGCGGGCAGCCGCGCCCACACGATCTTGGCGCCGGTGCGATAGGTGACGCCCCAGGACTCGGCGAGCCGGGACACCAGCCGCAGGCCGCGCCCGTACTCCGGGGTCTCGTACGGCGCCTCGATCTCCGCGTCGCGCGGGGCGCGCGAGGGGTGGTGGTCCAGGACCTCGACGACGAGGGCGCCGGTGTCCTCCTCCAGCCGGCAGGTGAGCTCGACATCGGTACCGGCGTGCACGACCGCGTTGGTGACCAGTTCGCTGACGGCCACGACGGCGTCGTCGACGAGACGGTCGGTGAGGTGTTCGGTGCCGGGGAGACCGGAGGCGGCCCATTCGGTCAGGGCGTTGCGCACGAGGGTGCGGGCGGAGCCCGGGGAGAGGGGGCTGCCGGGGAGGGTGGTGCGGGTTTCGGAGCCTCCTCGCCCATGTGCAGGCACATCAGAGGCACGGGTAACGGTCTCCCGTTGCGCCGGAATGGCCCCCATGGACAGCTCCCCGAACGGTTCGGACGAATACGCCTCAGTCGACGCCGACAGAGTGACAGACTGGCCACGCCCATAAGCACCGAGTTACCGAAGTGGGCCGCCATGAGTGAGAACCGTGCTACGCGTGTGCTCGAAGACGGACAGAAAGACGGTCAAATTCGAGCATCGGAACTGCGCCCGCTGCTCGCCGCGATGACCGCGGCCCGCGACGGCGACTTCCGCAGGCTGCCGGAGGCCGGAGAGGGAGTGGTGGCCGAGCTGACGGCGGTCTTCAACCAGATCATGGACCGCAGCACCCACTTCAACCGTGAAGTGCAGCGGGTCAAGCGGGAGTTGGTGCGCCACGGCCGACTCGACGAGCGGCTCTCGGCTAGCCCGGGGCCGGGCGACTGGACGACCCGGGTCAACGACGTCAACCACGTGCTCGACGCCCTGGTGGCCCCGGCGGCGAACGCGACGCGCGTGCTCGACGCGGTGGCCGGCGGCGACCTCACCCAGCGCGTCGATCTGCACGACGGCAGCCGCCAGTTACGCGGTGACCTGCGCCGCCTGGGCCGGGCCGTGAACAAGATGGTCGACCAGCTCTCCCTGTTCACCGGCGAGGTCACCCGGGTGGCCCGCGAGGTCGGCACCGAGGGCCGGCTCGGCGGGCGGGCCAAGGTGCAGGGTCTGTCGGGCAGCTGGCGGGACGTGACCGAGGCGGTCAACACGATGGCGTCCCGGCTGACCGCCCAGGTGCGCGACATCGCCCTGGTGACCACGGCGGTGGCCCGCGGCGACCTGACCCGCACGGTCACCGTCGAGGCGACCGGCGAGCTGCTCGAACTGAAGCTGACCGTCAACACGATGGTGGACCAGCTCTCCGCCTTCGCCGACGAGGTGACGAGGGTCGCCCGCGAGGTGGGCACGGAAGGCCGGCTGGGCGGGCGGGCTCAGGTGCGGGGCGTCAGCGGCGTATGGAAGGACCTCACCGACAACGTCAACTTCATGGCGTCGAACCTGACCTCCCAGGTCCGCAACATCGCCCAGGTGACGACCGCCGTGGCCAACGGCGACCTGAGCCAGAAGATCACCGTCGACGCCCAGGGCGAGATCCTCGAACTCAAGTCGACCATCAACACGATGGTGGACCAGCTCTCCGCCTTCGCCGACGAGGTCACCCGCGTCGCCCGCGAGGTCGGCACCGAAGGCAACCTCGGCGGCCGGGCCCAGGTGCGCGGCGTGTCGGGCGTATGGAAGGACCTCACCGACAACGTCAACTTCATGGCGGACAACCTGACCTCCCAGGTCCGCAACATCGCCCTCGTGTCCACCGCCGTGGCCCAGGGCGACCTCGGCAAGAAGATCACGGTGGAGGCGAAGGGCGAGATCCTGGAGCTGAAGTCGACCATCAACACGATGGTGGACCAGCTCTCCGCCTTCGCCGACGAGGTCACCCGCGTCGCCCGCGAGGTCGGCACCGAAGGCAACCTCGGCGGTCAGGCCCAGGTGCGCGGCGTCTCGGGAGTCTGGAAAGACCTCACCGACAACGTCAACTTCATGGCGCTGAACCTCACTTCACAGGTACGGAACATCGCCCAGGTGACGACCGCCGTCGCCAACGGCGACCTCTCCAAGAAGATCACCGTCGACGCGCGCGGCGAGATCCTGGAGCTGAAGGACACCGTCAACACGATGGTGGAGCAGCTGCGCGCCTTCGCCGACGAGGTGACGAGGGTCGCCCGCGAGGTCGGCACCGACGGCCGGCTCGGCGGCCGCGCCCAGGTGCTGGGCGTCTCCGGCGTGTGGCGGGACCTGACGGACAACGTCAACTACATGGCGGACAACCTCACGTCCCAGGTCCGCAACATCGCCCAGGTCACCACCGCCGTCGCCAACGGCGACCTGTCCAAGAAGATCGACGTGGACGCGCGCGGGGAGATCCTGGAGCTGAAGACCGCCATCAACACGATGGTCGACACGCTCTCCTCCTTCTCCTCCGAGGTCACCCGCGTGGCCCGCGAGGTCGGCTCCGAGGGCCAACTCGGCGGCCAGGCAAGGGTCGAGGGCGTCTACGGCACCTGGAAGCGCCTGACGACGAACGTGAACGAGCTCGCGTCGAACCTGACCACCCAGGTCCGCGCGATCGCCGAGGTCGCCTCCGCGGTGGCCCAGGGCGATATGTCCCGCTCGATCACCGTGGAGACCCAGGGCGAGGTCGCCGAGCTGAAGGACAACATCAACCTGATGGTGGCCAACCTGCGCGAGACGACCCGCGCCAAGGACTGGCTGGAGTCCAACCTGACCCGCCTCGCCGCCCTGATGCAGGGCCACCGCGACCTGATGGAGGTCGCCGACCTGCTGCTGCGCGAGCTGACGCCGCTGGTGAACGCCCAGTACGGCGCGTTCTTCCTGGCCGACCCGGACGAGGAGAGCGCCGGGCTGCGCACCACCGTTCCCGCGAAGGGACTCGCGTTCATCGCCGGGTACGGCTCGGCCCAGGGCACGACCATCGAGACCGGCGGCCTCCCGGTGCACGGCCTGGTCCGGCAGGCGGCCCGCGAGAAGAAGCGGATCCTCGTCGAGGAGGCCCCGCCGGACTACATCAAGATCAACAGCGGGCTCGGCGAGGCGGCGCCCACCAGTGTCGTCATCATCCCGATCCTCTTCGAGGACAAGCTCCTCGGCGTGATCGAGCTGGCGTCCTTCTCCCGCTTCTCCGACGTGCACCTGGCGTTCTTCGACCAGTTCGTGAACACCATCGCCGTCGCGATCAACACGATCATCGCCAACTCCCGCACGGAGTCCCTGCTCGGCGAGTCCCAGCGCCTGGCCATGCAGCTCCAGGAACGCTCGGACGAACTCCAGATGCAGCAGGCGGAACTGCAGCGCTCGAACGCCGAACTGGAGGAGAAGGCAGCGCTTCTCGCGACGTCCTCGCAGTACAAGTCGGAGTTCCTGGCGAACATGTCGCACGAGCTGCGCACGCCTTTGAACTCGCTGCTGATCCTGGCGAGGTTGCTGTCGGACAACCCGGACGGCCACCTCTCCGAACAGGAGGGGCAGTTCGCGTCGACGATCCACCGCTCCGGCTCGGACCTCCTCCAGCTGATCAACGACATCCTGGACCTGTCGAAGATCGAGGCCGGCCGGATGGACGTACGCCCGAAGAAGCTGCCGCTCATCAAGCTGCTGGACTACGTCCACGCCACGTTCCGCCCGCTCACCCTGGACCGGGGGCTCGCCTTCGAGGTGGCGGTCGGCGAGGACGTGCCGCGCGAGATGTACTCGGACGAGCAGCGCCTCCAGCAGATCCTGCGCAACCTCCTGTCCAACGCGATCAAGTTCACCGCGTCGGGCCGGGTCGAGCTACGGGTGAACCGGGTGAAGGACCCCGAGCACCAATGGGGGTCCCCCCGCTCGAGCGAAGTCGAGAGTGGGGGAGTCCACGAGGGCGACGAGGTGATCGCGTTCGCGGTGTCCGACACCGGTATCGGCATCGCGCGGGAGAAGCTCCCGGTGATCTTCGAGGCGTTCCAGCAGGCCGACGGCACGACCAACCGCAAGTACGGCGGAACGGGCCTCGGCCTGTCCATCAGCCGGGAGATCGCGGGCCTGCTGGGCGGCCGTATCGTCGCCGAGAGCGAGCCCGGCAGGGGCTCCACGTTCACGCTGTACGTCCCGGTCATCAGCCCCGGCCACGCGGCGACCGGCCCAGTGCCCGAGGACCGTCCGCTGCCGGTGCCGGAGCAGCTGTCGACCGAGCGCTTCTCGAGCACCCACGACGCGGACGACTCCTGGCCGACGCCGACCAAGCTGGAGGCCTGGCAGACCGGCCGGGCGGGCCGGGTACTCCCCGGCCGGCGGGTGTTGATAGTGGACGATGACATCCGCAACGTCTTCGCGCTCACCCATGTCCTGGGCCGGGTCGGCATGCCGGTCCTGTACGCCGAGAACGGCCGCGAAGGCATCGAGACGCTGGAGCGGAACCCGGACGTCGAACTCGTCCTGATGGACATCATGATGCCGGAGATGGACGGCTACGAGACCATCTCCGCCATCCGCCGCACCCCGCGCTGGACGGACCTGCCCATCGTCGCGCTGACCGCGAAGGCCATGCCCGGAGACCGGGAGAAATCCATCGCGCGGGGCGCCAACGACTACGTAACGAAGCCGGTGGACGTGGATCAGCTCCTGACCGTCGTCTGCGACCTCCTGGACCCCGAGGGCGCGGAGCGGCGGGAGCCTGCCACGGAGCCGGACAACACCGCAGCGCCGGGACCGAGCACTTCCGACGAGGAAGAGGTCGTCCCGCCGACGATCACCGAATGAGGCCACTTCACCATGAGCGCTGAGGCAACGAGCGACGAGCGTGCCGGCATCCTCCTCGTCGACGACATGGAGGACAACCTGATCGCGCTGGAGGCCGTCCTGGGGTCCCTCAACGAGCCGCTCGTGCGCGCGCGTTCGGGCGAGGAGGCGATGAAGGCGCTGCTGCGGCAACGCTTCGCCCTGGTCCTGCTCGACGTCCGCATGCCGGGCATGGACGGCTTCGAGACCGCCACGAACATCAAGCGGCTCGACCAGACCAAGGACGTCCCGATCATCTTCCTGACCGGCGCGGAGGACGAGCCGGGCTACGCCTTCCGCGGCTATGCGACGGGCGCCGCGGACTACTTGACCAAGCCGTTCGATCCGTGGGTACTGCGCGCGAAGGTCAGCGTCTTCCTCGACCTCCACCGCAAGACCAGGCAGCTGGAGCACCTGCTGAGCCGCGAGCACGTACACAGCCGGGAGCTGAGCACTCAGGTGGAGGCCCTGGAGAAACAGCTTTCCGGGGACACTCCCCCGAACGTGACGGCCTTACGCGCCCAAGTCCATGAGATACGGCGGCTCATCGATTAGGGGTGCGCGTCCCGACCTGAAGGGGCGCGGGGCTGTGTCGATTTGCGGCTCCGCCGCGTGGGCACGACCAGCCACAACGAACCCGCAGCCGCCAGCAGCCCCGCCACCCCTCCCTCTACGGCGCTACGCCTCCCGCGTACCCGCGTACATCTCCTCGATCAGCCCCTTGTACTCCCGCTCCACCACCGGCCGCTTCAGCTTCAGACTCGGCGTGATCTCCCCGTGCTCCACATCGAGATCCCGCGGCAGCAACCGGAACTTCTTGATCGTCTGCCACTTCTGAAGCCCGGCGTTGAGCTGCTTCACATAGCCGTCGACCATCTCGACGGTGGCCGGCGCGGCCACGATCTCCGCGTACGACTTGCCGGAGAGCCCGTTCTCCTCGGCCCACGCCAGGATCGAGGGCTCGTCCAGCGCGATCAGCGCAGTGCAGAAGTTCCGGTCGGCCCCGTGCACCAGGATGTTGGAGACGTACGGGCACACCGCCTTGAACTGTCCCTCGACCTCGGCGGGCGCGATGTACTTGCCGCCCGACGTCTTGATGAGGTCCTTCTTGCGGTCGGTGATGCGCAGGTACCCGTCCGGGGACAGCTCGCCGATGTCGCCGGTGTGGAACCAGCCGTCGCTCTCCAGCACCTCGGCGGTCTTGTCCGGCAGCCCGTGGTAGCCCTCCATGATGCCGGGGCCCCGCAGCAGGATCTCGCCGTCGTCGGCGATACGGACCTCCGTGCCGGGCAGCGGCTTGCCGACCGTGCCGGTGCGGTAGGCCTCGCCCGGGTTCACGAAGGACGCGGCCGAGGACTCCGTGAGCCCGTAGCCCTCGAGGATGTGGATGCCGGCGCCGGCGAAGAAGTAACCGATCTCCGGGGAGAGGGCGGCGCTGCCCGACACACAGGCGCGCAGGTTGCCGCCGAAGGCCTCACGGATCTTGGCGAACACGAGGGTGTCGGCGACCTTGTGCTTGGCGGCGAGGCCGAACGGCGCGGAGTGGGTGCCGGTGCGCCGGAAGTTGTCCTGGGTGACCTTGGCGTACTCGCGGGAGACCTCGGCGGCCCAC contains the following coding sequences:
- a CDS encoding two-component system response regulator, producing MSAEATSDERAGILLVDDMEDNLIALEAVLGSLNEPLVRARSGEEAMKALLRQRFALVLLDVRMPGMDGFETATNIKRLDQTKDVPIIFLTGAEDEPGYAFRGYATGAADYLTKPFDPWVLRAKVSVFLDLHRKTRQLEHLLSREHVHSRELSTQVEALEKQLSGDTPPNVTALRAQVHEIRRLID
- a CDS encoding HAMP domain-containing protein; amino-acid sequence: MSENRATRVLEDGQKDGQIRASELRPLLAAMTAARDGDFRRLPEAGEGVVAELTAVFNQIMDRSTHFNREVQRVKRELVRHGRLDERLSASPGPGDWTTRVNDVNHVLDALVAPAANATRVLDAVAGGDLTQRVDLHDGSRQLRGDLRRLGRAVNKMVDQLSLFTGEVTRVAREVGTEGRLGGRAKVQGLSGSWRDVTEAVNTMASRLTAQVRDIALVTTAVARGDLTRTVTVEATGELLELKLTVNTMVDQLSAFADEVTRVAREVGTEGRLGGRAQVRGVSGVWKDLTDNVNFMASNLTSQVRNIAQVTTAVANGDLSQKITVDAQGEILELKSTINTMVDQLSAFADEVTRVAREVGTEGNLGGRAQVRGVSGVWKDLTDNVNFMADNLTSQVRNIALVSTAVAQGDLGKKITVEAKGEILELKSTINTMVDQLSAFADEVTRVAREVGTEGNLGGQAQVRGVSGVWKDLTDNVNFMALNLTSQVRNIAQVTTAVANGDLSKKITVDARGEILELKDTVNTMVEQLRAFADEVTRVAREVGTDGRLGGRAQVLGVSGVWRDLTDNVNYMADNLTSQVRNIAQVTTAVANGDLSKKIDVDARGEILELKTAINTMVDTLSSFSSEVTRVAREVGSEGQLGGQARVEGVYGTWKRLTTNVNELASNLTTQVRAIAEVASAVAQGDMSRSITVETQGEVAELKDNINLMVANLRETTRAKDWLESNLTRLAALMQGHRDLMEVADLLLRELTPLVNAQYGAFFLADPDEESAGLRTTVPAKGLAFIAGYGSAQGTTIETGGLPVHGLVRQAAREKKRILVEEAPPDYIKINSGLGEAAPTSVVIIPILFEDKLLGVIELASFSRFSDVHLAFFDQFVNTIAVAINTIIANSRTESLLGESQRLAMQLQERSDELQMQQAELQRSNAELEEKAALLATSSQYKSEFLANMSHELRTPLNSLLILARLLSDNPDGHLSEQEGQFASTIHRSGSDLLQLINDILDLSKIEAGRMDVRPKKLPLIKLLDYVHATFRPLTLDRGLAFEVAVGEDVPREMYSDEQRLQQILRNLLSNAIKFTASGRVELRVNRVKDPEHQWGSPRSSEVESGGVHEGDEVIAFAVSDTGIGIAREKLPVIFEAFQQADGTTNRKYGGTGLGLSISREIAGLLGGRIVAESEPGRGSTFTLYVPVISPGHAATGPVPEDRPLPVPEQLSTERFSSTHDADDSWPTPTKLEAWQTGRAGRVLPGRRVLIVDDDIRNVFALTHVLGRVGMPVLYAENGREGIETLERNPDVELVLMDIMMPEMDGYETISAIRRTPRWTDLPIVALTAKAMPGDREKSIARGANDYVTKPVDVDQLLTVVCDLLDPEGAERREPATEPDNTAAPGPSTSDEEEVVPPTITE
- a CDS encoding SpoIIE family protein phosphatase; translated protein: MGAIPAQRETVTRASDVPAHGRGGSETRTTLPGSPLSPGSARTLVRNALTEWAASGLPGTEHLTDRLVDDAVVAVSELVTNAVVHAGTDVELTCRLEEDTGALVVEVLDHHPSRAPRDAEIEAPYETPEYGRGLRLVSRLAESWGVTYRTGAKIVWARLPAEDPIAARDDTEAYAEERALERGLRVAEILAPEPQRAERDRDWLNRGALSFLAEASDLLAGQLDENLVAALAGQLIVPRLADWCAVWLEDEMAGRWGYPRSGDTEGGGGWTADVVAGTGPRLARVWHGSENLIEELRRALEKEPPPSCDSHRTGPVAYPWPGEALGARGVRGTALAYRLVAGGRPLGTLVIGRADLMCFPDEVTGLVEDLSRRVALAIGAARQYARQATISRVLQRGLLPGAVAEIPGVVSALVYEPYDKGGPSGDFYDLFPAGDGRWCFAIGDVQGKGPEAAVVIGIARPWLRLLAREGYRVADVLDRLNQLLLDDATEAADAAARALVGPVPAGDGPQTRFLSLLYGELTPFDGGVRCTLASAGHPLPLLLGAGGEVHTAAHPQTLLGVVEDATYTSETFELRSGDTLLCVTDGVTERRSGSRQFDDGDGLATALAGCAGLNAQLIAERIRRLVHEFSGRPPEDDLALLVLQAE
- the hemW gene encoding radical SAM family heme chaperone HemW, whose product is MPSALPDGEPVPDDGALPASALAGSADRPLGFYLHVPYCATRCGYCDFNTYTATELRGTGGVLASRDNYAETLIDEVRLARKVLGDDPREVRTVFVGGGTPTLLAADDLVRMLGAIRDEFGLAPDAEITTEANPDSVDPAYLARLREGGFNRLSFGMQSARQHVLKVLDRTHTPGRPEACVAEARAAGFEHVNLDLIYGTPGESDDDWRASLEAALGAGPDHVSAYALIVEEGTQLARRIRRGEVPMTDDDVHADRYLIAEETLTAAGFDWYEVSNWATSEAGRCLHNELYWRGADWWGAGPGAHSHVGGVRWWNVKHPGAYAAALAAGRSPGAGRELLSEEDRRVERILLELRLREGVPLELLREEGLAASRRALGEGLLQEGPYAEGRAVLTLRGRLLADAVVRDLVD